The nucleotide sequence ACAAAACTGGCGGGCAGAGTGGTAAAAGTCTATCCTAATCGCACTATGCTAATAGAAGCAAAAAAGTCCTTTTACATGAACAACGCACAGAGGGAAGTATTTTTAAGGGGCGTAATAAGACCCGAGGATGTGGATTCATCTAACACCATAACCAGCGATAAGATAGCCAACTTGGAGGTTTTCATAGATGGTAAAGGTTTTCTTGCGGATGGAGGTAGTCCGGGATGGTTGGCACGTATATTGGCAAAGGTCTTGCCCTTCTGATTTTACTGTTTAGTCTATCTTACGCAACAAAAATAAGGGATATAGCTACCATAGAAGGGCAGAGAAGCAATTATCTGATAGGCTATGGACTTGTGGTAGGTCTAAAAGGTACCGGAGATGGAAAAGCTACGATCTTTACCGTAAGAAGTATAGCCAATATGCTAAACCGTATGGGTATTGTGGTGGATCCAAGGAGAATAACGGTCAAAAACGTCGCTGCGGTTGTTGTAACTGCAAAGCTTCCACCTTATGCCAAGCCAGGTATGAGCGTGGATGTGGAAGTGGCATCCATTGGAGATGCAAAAAGTTTAGAAGGAGGTACCCTTTTGCTAACACCTTTGAGGGGTCCAGATGGGGAAATTTACGCCTTGGCGCAGGGGCAGGTGATAGTCAGCGGTTATGAGGTTAGAGGGCAGGCGGCAAGGCAGGTGCAAAATATTCCCACCGTAGGCAGAATCCCAAATGGAGCCATCATAGAGAGACCTCTACCTGAATATCCAGAAACAGAAGAAATTCACCTATACCTTGAAAATCCGAGCTTTTCTTTGGCAAAGCTTGTTCAAGACAGAATAAATGCGGAGTTTGGCGAGGAAACAGCTTTGGCTTTGGATAGCTCAACGATAAAACTTAAAGTTCCAAAAGGGCTTAGGATGGTGGATTTTTTAGCGAGGGTGGAGGACATAGAGCTTGACGTGCCATCCACCGCAAAGGTGGTTATAGACAGCCGTTCCGGGACAGTACTGCTTGGGGGAGAGGTAACCATAAATCCTGTGTCTGTGGCTATTGGCACCCTCACCGTAACTATAAAAGAAACTCCCGAGGTTGTTCAGCCACCACCTCTATCTCCAGGTGAGACTGTAGTTGTCCCAAGAACGGAGATTAAAGTAGAAGAGAAAGAAAGAAGATTGGTAAGATTGAATGGCGCTACTGTTTCTCAGCTTGTGGAGAGCCTAAACAGAATAGGAGCTACTCCCAGAGAAATCATATCCATACTTCAGGCTATAAAAGCGGCGGGTGCGCTAAAGGCTAAGTTGGAAGTGCTTTAAGGCACACCAACGCCGTAATATTCAAAACCGAGTTCTCTAACCCTTTTGGGATCATACATGTTCCTTCCATCCACAATTATAGGAAGCTCCATAAGTTCTTTTACCCTTTCAAGGTCTGCTTTTTCAAACTCTTCCCACTCGGTCAGTATAAGAAGAGCGCTCGCACCTTCTACGGTCTTATAAATATCCTTTTCATAGGTTAGATCCTTCCCAGGAGGATAAAGAGCTTTAAAGTTTTCCATAGCCTTAGGGTCGTAGAGTTTTAAAAAGGCGCCTTCCTTTAAAAGCAAGGGTATGATCCTGAGAGAGGGCGCTTCCCTAATGTCATCGGTGTTTGGCTTGAAGGACAAACCCCAAACCGCTAAGGTTTTGCCCTTTAGACTCCACAGCACATTTTTTACCTTTTCCACAAACTGAACAGCCCTCCTCTGATTGATCTTATCCACCTCCTCCAAAAGGGAAAAGTCCACTCCGTGATCCTTTGCCATCTTTATGAAAGCCTTTATGTCCTTAGGAAAGCAACTGCCACCCCAACCTATGCCTGCCCTGAGAAACTCTCTACCGATCCTTTTGTCATAACCCATTCCCTCTGCCACAAGCCTAACATCCGCACCAACCTTTTCGCACAGGTCCGCCACCATGTTTATGTATGAGATCTTCATAGCCAAAAAGGAGTTAGAGGCGTGTTTTATAAGCTCGGAAGTGGCAGGGTCCGTAAAGATTATGGGACACTTAAAGTCTCTGTAGAGTTCCTCCATTATTTGGCGTGCCCTTTGACTTTCCACACCCACCACTATCCTGTCTGGTTCCAAAAAGTCCTTTATTGCACTTCCTTCCCTTAGAAACTCCGGGTTTGATACCACATCAAACTCTATTTGCTTTCCCCTCCTTTGTAAGTATCTCTCCACGGTCCTTTTTATGAGCTTGTGGGTATTGACAGGGACAGTTGATTTTTCTACAAAAAGCTTGTAGCTTTCCATAATCTTGGCGGTCTCCCTTGCTACCTCCTCCACCTGCGAGAGGTCCGCTGAACCGTCGGGGTTCTGGGGCGTTCCCACGCATATAAAGATCACCTCGGAAAAATTCAGCCCTTGCTTTAGCTCTGTGGTAAAGGACAACCTTCCCAAGCTTAAGTTCTCTTTAAGTAGCTCCTCCAACCCTGGCTCATAAAAGGGCACCTTCCCTTCTTTCAAAAGCTCTACCTTGTTAGGAAGCTTTTCCACCACCATAACCTCATGTCCTAAGTGGGCAAAACAAACTGCGGTGGTTAATCCTACGTATCCTGCACCTACAACTGTGAGCTTCATCTTATACCTCCTACGGATTGTTAAAAGGAGCTGTGGTTAAATACTTACTACCACCGTCGGGAAACACCACCACTATAACCCCCTCTTCTAACTCCTTAGCCAGCTGTATTGCTGCAAAAAGCGCTGCGCCGGAAGATTGCCCTACAAAGATGGCTTCCTCCAAAGCCAGCCTTTTTGTCATTTCGTAAGCGGGTTCAGTCTCCACGAATATGGTTCTGTCCAGAAAACTCTCGTCAAAAATGCCGGGTTTTATGGAACTTTCTATGTGCTTTAGTCCTTCTATACCGTGAAAAGGGTAAGCAGGTTGCACTCCTACTATTTGAATGTCCGGATTAAAGACCCTTAGGCGTCTGCCCGTTCCCATTATGGTCCCACCTGTTCCTATGCCCGCTACAAGGTGGGTTATTCTGCCTCCTGTCTGATGCCATATTTCTATGCCGGTTGAGTAAAAGTGAGCCTTCCAGTTGGCTGGGTTGTTGTATTGGTCCAAGTAGACGTATTTTTCTGGATTTTTGCTGACAAGCTCTCTCACAAAAAGAATGGCTCCATCCGTTCCTTCCAAAGGATCGGTCAAATAAACCTTTGCACCGTAAGCTTTTATTATTCTCTTTCTTTCTTCACTGACGTTTGCGGGCATAGCCAGCTCCACCGGAACTCCCAACGCAGCACCTACCATAGCCAAAGCTATACCCGTGTTGCCAGAAGTCGCATCTATTACTGTTTTACCTTCCTTTATTAAGCCTTTGCTTATGGCATCCAAAAACATAGAGAGGGCAGGCCTATCCTTTACAGAACCGCCCGGATTAAAGCTTTCCAATTTGGCGTAGATCTCCACCTTAGGGGAAACGTCTTTTGGGATGACCTTTTTTATTCTAACAATGGGCGTGTTGCCCACAAGATTCAGTATGGAGTTTCTTATCCTCCTGTAAGGTTCGTCGTGCTGTCCAAGTACCCACATCTACAGCTTGATAAAGTTTAATAAAAGGTGGGGGAAAAGGCCAAAGAGGACTACCAAAATTGAACAAACTAAGATAACTAACGATTCGCCTGCGGAAACAGAAACATTCTCGTATTTCCTTTCCCCTTCCTCCAAGAACATATAGCTTACTACCTTAAGGTAATATCCTGCGGAGATAATGCTGGCTATCACAAAGGCAAAGGCCAATAGGGATAAATTAGCATGCACTAAGCCCAAAAATAGGTTCAACTTACCCACAAAAAGGGCCATAGGGGGAATACCTATGAAAGCCAAAAGGAAGAGAGAAAACGAAGTGCCAAGTAAAAGGTTTTCCTTTCCCAAGCCTCTGTAATCTAAGATGTGATGGGTAAATCCCTGGCTTTTTTCAATGGACGAAAGAACTACAAAGGACCCAAGGGTTGCAAAGGTGTAAACCACTACGTAAAAGATTAAGCCAGACTGCAAAAGATTGTCAGAGGTAGATATGCCAAGCAGAAAGTATCCTGCATGGGCAATAGAAGAGTAAGCCAAAAGTCTTTTTACGGACCTTTGGGCGTAGGCGGTAAGGTTGGCGTAAAACATGGAAAGCAAGGCAAGCACACCTATCAGAAT is from Thermocrinis jamiesonii and encodes:
- a CDS encoding flagellar basal body P-ring protein FlgI — translated: MVGTYIGKGLALLILLFSLSYATKIRDIATIEGQRSNYLIGYGLVVGLKGTGDGKATIFTVRSIANMLNRMGIVVDPRRITVKNVAAVVVTAKLPPYAKPGMSVDVEVASIGDAKSLEGGTLLLTPLRGPDGEIYALAQGQVIVSGYEVRGQAARQVQNIPTVGRIPNGAIIERPLPEYPETEEIHLYLENPSFSLAKLVQDRINAEFGEETALALDSSTIKLKVPKGLRMVDFLARVEDIELDVPSTAKVVIDSRSGTVLLGGEVTINPVSVAIGTLTVTIKETPEVVQPPPLSPGETVVVPRTEIKVEEKERRLVRLNGATVSQLVESLNRIGATPREIISILQAIKAAGALKAKLEVL
- the cysM gene encoding cysteine synthase B; translated protein: MWVLGQHDEPYRRIRNSILNLVGNTPIVRIKKVIPKDVSPKVEIYAKLESFNPGGSVKDRPALSMFLDAISKGLIKEGKTVIDATSGNTGIALAMVGAALGVPVELAMPANVSEERKRIIKAYGAKVYLTDPLEGTDGAILFVRELVSKNPEKYVYLDQYNNPANWKAHFYSTGIEIWHQTGGRITHLVAGIGTGGTIMGTGRRLRVFNPDIQIVGVQPAYPFHGIEGLKHIESSIKPGIFDESFLDRTIFVETEPAYEMTKRLALEEAIFVGQSSGAALFAAIQLAKELEEGVIVVVFPDGGSKYLTTAPFNNP
- a CDS encoding UDP-glucose dehydrogenase family protein; protein product: MKLTVVGAGYVGLTTAVCFAHLGHEVMVVEKLPNKVELLKEGKVPFYEPGLEELLKENLSLGRLSFTTELKQGLNFSEVIFICVGTPQNPDGSADLSQVEEVARETAKIMESYKLFVEKSTVPVNTHKLIKRTVERYLQRRGKQIEFDVVSNPEFLREGSAIKDFLEPDRIVVGVESQRARQIMEELYRDFKCPIIFTDPATSELIKHASNSFLAMKISYINMVADLCEKVGADVRLVAEGMGYDKRIGREFLRAGIGWGGSCFPKDIKAFIKMAKDHGVDFSLLEEVDKINQRRAVQFVEKVKNVLWSLKGKTLAVWGLSFKPNTDDIREAPSLRIIPLLLKEGAFLKLYDPKAMENFKALYPPGKDLTYEKDIYKTVEGASALLILTEWEEFEKADLERVKELMELPIIVDGRNMYDPKRVRELGFEYYGVGVP